The window ATTGCCGCTTGCTGGGCCGCCCTGCAACTCTGGAATTTCTATGAGCTTGCACCGCGGACCCGCAACGGTCGGGTGCGAGCCGACATCGTTCAAGTGGCGCCCGATGTTTCCGGCATGGTGGCCGTTGTTGCAGTGCGTGACAACCAGCCGGTCGTGGCGGGCGAGCTGCTCTTCTCGGTCGACGAAGCCCGCTTCACGCTGGCGCTGCAGCAGGCCGAGACTGCGGTGGCTGCGCAGCGGATCGTCATCGGCAATCAGCGGATCGCGCTGGCCCAAGCGCAGCGCGAGAGTCGCCGGAATGACGACCTGGGGGGTCTGGTTGCCCAGGAAGTGCGCGAGCAGTCCCACCTGCGCGTCGAGCAGGCCAAGGGCGCACTGCGAGCTGCCGAAACGGCACTGCGCCAAGCACAGCTCACGGTCGACATGGCGCGCCTGAACTTGCAGCGCACACAAGTACGCTCGCCCGCCGCGGGACGCGTCACCAATCTCGACATGCGCCAGGGAGCCTATGCAACGGCTGGCCACCCCGCATTGGCGCTGGTGGCTGCCGATTCGATCTACGTCGAGGGCTATTTCGAAGAAAACAAGCTATCGCGCATCCGGTTGGGCGATCGGGTACGTGTGACCCCCATGAACGCGCCCGCACTCGAAGGCAAGGTCGACAGCATCGTTGCGGGCATCGGCGACCGCGACCGGAGCACTGGTGCCAATCTGCTGCCCAGCGTGAATCCGACATTCAACTGGGTTCGGCTGGCGCAGCGCGTTCCGGTACGCGTGAAGCTGGACCCGCTACCGGCCAACGTCCACCTGGTCGTTGGCCAGACCGTCTCCGTGGAGGTCCTGGGTGCTCACGGCGGCGCCACCGCCGACGCGGCGGCGCAGGTTCAGGCGTCGCGGACATGAAGCTCCCTCGCGTCTTCGCTCTCGCAACCACTGCCGCATGCGCTCTTTTGGTTGGATGCGTCCATGGCCCCGTCGGCCCCGGCTACGTCGCACCTGCTCCGCTCACTGCGGGGCAGGCTGCTTCGGCCGGGCCCTTTCTCTCCGCAGGCGCAGCCACATCGGACGCAGGGATGCCCGCGCACTGGTGGCGCCTTTTCGAAGATCCGCAACTCGACGGCCTGATCGCCCAGGCCTTCGAGCACAACACCGATCTACGGCAAGCCCTGGCCACGCTCGAACGCGCAATGGCGCTCGAAGCCGAGGCTCACGGGATCGAACAGCCATCCATCACCCTTGAGGGCGGCCCGAGCTTCGGTCACGTCTCAGGCTTGTCCCTGCTCCAGCACGACGATGCGCCGCCGAGCCGGCTCAGCTACAGCATGGGGTTGGCGGTGTCGTATCAAGTGGACCTCTTCGGCCAATTGCGCCGCGCGATCGAAGCCGCCGAAGCGGACACCGGCGCCGCACGTGCTGCGGTGGACCTGGTGCGCGTGACCGTTGCCGGTGGAACTGCGCAGGCGTATGCCGCGGTGTGCTCCAGCGGTCTGCAGCTGCGCGTGGCGCGGGCGTCCGTGCGCTTGCAGGAAGAAGCGCTCGCGCTTGCGCAGCGGCTGCAGCGCGCAGGCAGGGCCGGCACCATTGACGCTGCACGTATGCGCGCTCAGCTGGAAATCCTGCACGCCGCGGTGTCCCCGCTGGAAGCCCGGCGCCAGCAGGCGCTGTATCGGCTCGCCACGCTCACGGGCGCCGCACCCCGCGACTTTCCCAATGCCGTCAGCCATTGCGAACGACCGCCACGTGTTGCCGGACTGCTGCCGGTCGGCGACGGCGCTGCACTGCTCGCCCGGCGGCCCGATGTGCGGCAGGCTGAACGAAGCTTGGCGTCCGTCACGGCGCGAATCGGTGTCGCGACGGGCGATCTTTATCCCAAGGTGACTTTGGGCGTGTCATCGCGATCGTCCGGCTTTCTCGATCGATTCGCCAACCGTGAGACCTTCAGCTACAGCCTGGGCCCGGTGATCAGCTGGTCCCTTCCCGACACTGGCGTTGCGCGCGCGCGGATCACCCAGGCGGAGGCAAGCGCTCGCATGGCCGCGGCGCGATTCGAAGGCACCGTGCTGGGTGCTCTGCGAGAAGCTGAAACCGCGCTGGACGCCTACGCCCGCGAGCTCGACCGCCATGCAGCACTCGCTGCGGCGCGCGACCAGAGCCTGACCGTCGCCGATCAAACGCGCGCGCTGCAATTCAGCGGCAAGGTGGGCCAGCTCGATGCCCTGGACGCCCAGCGCACACTGGCCTCTCAAGAGGCCGCGCTGGCCGCCTCGGACGCCCAGTTGGCAGAGCATCAAGTCGCCGTGTTCATGGCCCTGGGTGGCGGCTGGGAGGGCAACCCGACGGCCCCCGCCCCATGAGGGCCGAGAGCACGCATTCACAACGCCCCCACTCCGTGAGCGACAGGATGAAAGATGGATGGATTCGAGCTTCTCAGAACCTTCGCGGAAGTTGCCGTCCAAGGCAGCTTCTCACGCGCCGCGGGCAGACTCGGCATCTCGAAGGCCAGCGCGAGCAAGCACGTCGCAACGCTGGAGTCTCGCTTCAACGTACGTCTACTCAACCGCTCGACCCGTTCGGTATCGCTGACCGACGCGGGCCGCCTGCTGCAGGCGCGATGTGCGCCCTTGATGGAAATGATCGAGCAGACCACGAGCGAACTGCAGGCACGCGGTTCGCACCCCAGCGGCCGCCTGCTGATCACGGCGCCCCACGGGATGGTCCAGACGTCATTCCCGCGGCTGCTGGGGGACTTCCTCACCTGCTATCCCGACGTGCAGCTCGACCTGAAACTGAGCAACCGCGCGATCGATCTGGTCGACGAGGGGGTGGACGTCGCCTTGCGGTTCGGGCGAATTGGCGACGAGAACCTGATCGTGCGCCGCCTGCGGCGGATGGGACTGACCCTTTGCGCCACACCGCGCTACTGGGCTCGGCGGGGTATTCCGGAACAGCCCGATGACATGCGAAAGCATGATGTACTCGCCTACTCGGTCACGCCGGGACCTCCACAAATCGCATTCGAAGTGGGTGGCCGGCCGTACCACGTTCCCATTCGCGGACGCATGGACGCCAACGACGCCAGCGCGCTGATCGGTGCAGCGTTGGCGGACATCGGTGCGGTGTGCGTTCCCGACCTGCTCGCGC is drawn from Variovorax sp. PBS-H4 and contains these coding sequences:
- a CDS encoding LysR family transcriptional regulator, which translates into the protein MDGFELLRTFAEVAVQGSFSRAAGRLGISKASASKHVATLESRFNVRLLNRSTRSVSLTDAGRLLQARCAPLMEMIEQTTSELQARGSHPSGRLLITAPHGMVQTSFPRLLGDFLTCYPDVQLDLKLSNRAIDLVDEGVDVALRFGRIGDENLIVRRLRRMGLTLCATPRYWARRGIPEQPDDMRKHDVLAYSVTPGPPQIAFEVGGRPYHVPIRGRMDANDASALIGAALADIGAVCVPDLLAQPYIEGAHLVPVLQNFMPSDIWLYAAYTQRRQNSAALRALLAMLEVRMQESTASPSVSMGAAPAPPV
- a CDS encoding efflux transporter outer membrane subunit; amino-acid sequence: MKLPRVFALATTAACALLVGCVHGPVGPGYVAPAPLTAGQAASAGPFLSAGAATSDAGMPAHWWRLFEDPQLDGLIAQAFEHNTDLRQALATLERAMALEAEAHGIEQPSITLEGGPSFGHVSGLSLLQHDDAPPSRLSYSMGLAVSYQVDLFGQLRRAIEAAEADTGAARAAVDLVRVTVAGGTAQAYAAVCSSGLQLRVARASVRLQEEALALAQRLQRAGRAGTIDAARMRAQLEILHAAVSPLEARRQQALYRLATLTGAAPRDFPNAVSHCERPPRVAGLLPVGDGAALLARRPDVRQAERSLASVTARIGVATGDLYPKVTLGVSSRSSGFLDRFANRETFSYSLGPVISWSLPDTGVARARITQAEASARMAAARFEGTVLGALREAETALDAYARELDRHAALAAARDQSLTVADQTRALQFSGKVGQLDALDAQRTLASQEAALAASDAQLAEHQVAVFMALGGGWEGNPTAPAP
- a CDS encoding efflux RND transporter periplasmic adaptor subunit is translated as MKSESTGLPAWTLRPVPLSLRVLSTALVTIAACWAALQLWNFYELAPRTRNGRVRADIVQVAPDVSGMVAVVAVRDNQPVVAGELLFSVDEARFTLALQQAETAVAAQRIVIGNQRIALAQAQRESRRNDDLGGLVAQEVREQSHLRVEQAKGALRAAETALRQAQLTVDMARLNLQRTQVRSPAAGRVTNLDMRQGAYATAGHPALALVAADSIYVEGYFEENKLSRIRLGDRVRVTPMNAPALEGKVDSIVAGIGDRDRSTGANLLPSVNPTFNWVRLAQRVPVRVKLDPLPANVHLVVGQTVSVEVLGAHGGATADAAAQVQASRT